Proteins encoded within one genomic window of Gracilimonas sp.:
- a CDS encoding isoprenylcysteine carboxylmethyltransferase family protein, translating to MLKLKIPPVIIFLICIGLMWTIHHFIPNQSVLFEAGKFIAIGLMTLGGLIGVLGVIEFARESTTVNPHKPENTKKFVQSGVYKFSRNPMYLGLLIVLLSPVFYWGNAFILIILPLFVWYMNEFQIKPEEEAMKQKFGDKFLEYKKEVRRWI from the coding sequence ATGCTAAAACTGAAAATACCACCCGTCATTATTTTCCTGATTTGCATTGGCTTGATGTGGACAATCCATCATTTTATCCCTAACCAAAGCGTTCTATTTGAAGCAGGAAAATTCATCGCTATTGGGTTGATGACCTTAGGTGGGTTGATCGGTGTACTTGGAGTGATAGAGTTTGCCCGAGAATCCACTACGGTAAATCCACATAAACCTGAGAACACCAAAAAATTTGTTCAGTCAGGAGTCTATAAATTCTCCCGAAACCCAATGTATTTGGGGCTGCTGATTGTTTTGTTGAGCCCGGTGTTTTATTGGGGAAATGCATTTATCCTGATAATTCTTCCACTTTTTGTTTGGTACATGAATGAATTTCAGATCAAACCAGAAGAAGAGGCCATGAAGCAGAAGTTCGGGGATAAATTTTTGGAGTATAAAAAGGAAGTCCGTCGATGGATTTGA